Proteins encoded together in one Microcebus murinus isolate Inina chromosome 16, M.murinus_Inina_mat1.0, whole genome shotgun sequence window:
- the DYRK1B gene encoding dual specificity tyrosine-phosphorylation-regulated kinase 1B isoform X3, translating into MLAARPPHWGPHRAPAPRGLRASPDPGLSGGGSRGAGCEKAPPGRAPAPGLTPLWPSEPTMAVPPGHGPFSGFPGPQEHTQVLPDVRLLPRRLPLAFRDATSAPLRKLSVDLIKTYKHINEVYYAKKKRRAQQAPPQDSSTKKEKKVLNHGYDDDNHDYIVRSGERWLERYEIDSLIGKGSFGQVVKAYDHQTQELVAIKIIKNKKAFLNQAQIELRLLELMNQHDTEMKYYIVHLKRHFMFRNHLCLVFELLSYNLYDLLRNTHFRGVSLNLTRKLAQQLCTALLFLATPELSIIHCDLKPENILLCNPKRSAIKIVDFGSSCQLGQRIYQYIQSRFYRSPEVLLGTPYDLAIDMWSLGCILVEMHTGEPLFSGSNEVDQMNRIVEVLGIPPAPMLDQAPKARKYFERLPGGGWTLRRTKELRKDLVLRMLEYEPAARISPLGALQHGFFRRTADEATNTGPAGSSASTSPAPLDTCPSSSTASSISSSGGSSGSSSDNRTYRYSNRYCGGPGPPITDCEMNSPQVPPSQPLRPWAGGDVPHKTHQAPTSASSLPGTGAQLPPQPRCLGRPPSPTSPPPPELMDVSLVGGPPDCSPPHPAPAPQHPAASALRTRMTGGRPPLPPPDDPATLGPRLGLRGVPQSTAASS; encoded by the exons ATGCTGGCTGCTCGCCCACCCCACTGGGGGCCCCACCGCGCCCCAGCCCCCCGTGGGCTCCGCGCCAGCCCTGACCCGG GTCTCAGCGGCGGTGGCAGCCGAGGTGCAGGATGCGAGAAGGCGCCCCCCGGCCGGGCTCCCGCTCCAGGCCTCACTCCCCTGTGGCCCTCTGAGCCCACCATGGCCGTCCCACCGGGCCATGGTCCCTTCTCTGGCTTCCCAGGGCCCCAAGAGCACACGCAG GTATTGCCTGATGTGCGGCTGCTGCCACGGAGGCTGCCCTTGGCCTTCCGGGATGCAACCTCAGCCCCGCTGCGCAAGCTCTCTGTGGACCTCATCAAGACCTACAAGCACATCAATGAG GTATACTATGCGAAGAAGAAGCGGCGGGCCCAGCAGGCGCCACCCCAGGACTCGAGCaccaagaaggagaagaaggtcCTGAACCATGGTTATGACGACGACAACCATGACTACATCGTGCGCAGTGGCGAGCGCTGGCTAGAGCGCTATGAGATTGACTCGCTCATTGGCAAAGGCTCCTTCGGCCAG GTGGTGAAAGCCTATGACCATCAGACCCAGGAGCTGGTGGCCATCAAGATCATCAAGAACAAAAAGGCCTTCCTGAACCAGGCCCAGATTGAGCTGCGGCTGCTGGAGCTGATGAACCAGCATGACACAGAGATGAAGTACTACATAG TGCACCTGAAGCGGCACTTCATGTTCCGGAACCACCTGTGCCTGGTGTTCGAGCTGCTGTCCTACAACCTGTACGACCTCCTGCGCAACACACACTTCCGCGGAGTCTCGCTGAACCTGACCCGGAAGCTGGCGCAGCAGCTCTGCACCGCACTTCTCTTCCTGGCCACGCCCGAGCTCAGCATCATCCATTGCGACCTCAAGCCTGAGAACATCCTGCTCTGCAACCCCAAGCGCAGCGCCATCAAGATCGTGGACTTTGGCAGCTCCTGCCAGCTTGGCCAGCGG ATCTACCAGTATATCCAGAGCCGCTTCTACCGCTCGCCCGAGGTGCTCCTGGGCACACCCTATGACCTAGCCATTGACATGTGGTCCCTGGGCTGCATCCTTGTGGAGATGCACACCGGAGAGCCTCTCTTCAGTGGCTCCAATGAG GTGGACCAGATGAACCGCATCGTGGAGGTGCTGGGCATCCCACCGGCCCCCATGCTGGACCAGGCACCTAAGGCTCGCAAGTACTTTGAACGGCTGCCTGGGGGTGGCTGGACCCTACGAAGGACAAAGGAACTCAGGAAG GACCTGGTGCTGCGCATGCTGGAATATGAGCCCGCCGCCCGCATCAGCCCGCTGGGGGCTCTGCAGCACGGCTTCTTCCGCCGCACGGCCGACGAGGCCACCAACACGGGCCCGGCAGGCAGCAGTGCCTCCACCTCGCCCGCGCCCCTCgacacctgcccctcctccagcaCCGCCAGCTCCATCTCCAGCTCTG GAGGCTCCAGTGGCTCCTCCAGTGACAACCGGACCTACCGCTACAGCAACCGATATTGTGGGGGCCCTGGACCCCCTATCACTGACTGTGAGATGAACAGCCCCCAG GTCCCACCCTCCCAGCCGCTGCGCCCCTGGGCAGGGGGAGATGTGCCCCACAAGACACATCAAGCCCCTACCTCTGCCTCGTCACTGCCGGGGACTGGGGCACAGTTACCCCCCCAACCCCGATGCCTTGGCCGTCCCCCATCACCAACCTCACCACCACCCCCGGAGCTGATGGATGTGAGCCTGGTGGGCGGCCCTCCAGACTGCTCCCCACCTCACCCAGCGCCTGCCCCCCAGCACCCGGCTGCCTCAGCCCTCCGGACTCGGATGACAGGAGGTCGtccacctctccctccccctgatgACCCTGCCACTCTGGGGCCTCGCCTGGGCCTCCGTGGTGTACCCCAGAGCACGGCAGCCAGCTCATGA